The Penaeus chinensis breed Huanghai No. 1 chromosome 12, ASM1920278v2, whole genome shotgun sequence DNA segment ACTACAAGAGCGATAATAACaggctcctccccccaccccccccctctttccaggTTTACGCCGCGGGGGGGTCCGATGACTACTCCTGGGGCACGGAGTTCACCAGACACTGGACTCACTACTCCCACACGCACTCCTGCACTCGCCAGGTCCATGAGGTGAGTCCGTgagggtgtgtgagagggggTTGGGGTCAATCAGCTGATTCTTTCATTCATCAGGAAGCAAGAGTGAACAAGAcacgctataaaaaaaaaaatgaataaatacacaaatagatgaaataaaaaccTCGGGTACGGAGGACGGGTCAACAAAACAGGTGAATGAGATAGCCGTGTTTCAGAAAAGAAATTCCAGGATTCACAGTGTCACCATATGCAGGCCAGGGAACAAACCCCGTCTTTAACAACTCTACAAGTCTATAAAAACCTCGGCGCTtgccaagagaagaagaagaagaaaaaaaaaaccatcagaTTTCCGAGGCAGCACGTGCCGTCTCCCAGAGGATTCCAGCGGAGAGTGTTAGCATTTTACTCGCCTTTtgttgtctgtcttcctttctcacgCGCTCTGCCGGTAATAAAGAGAACCATTAAGACACGCCACATACTCATCAATGTTTTCTATAGTATTTACAAACCCACGCTCACCCCGACAGCTTAAATCCGAAACATTAATATAGCTTAACTCTCTCTTTGTTGCAACTCCTCAAACTAGAgaagtcccccctcccctcaagccGTTCCCCCTCCGCCTTTCCACAGAAAACGACGGAAGTGGCCCTCTTGGTGAGGCCAGAGTATCTTTAATTAGTACGCGACCTCTCAGCTCACTCGCATCCAAATGAACAGCACTTGGCTTCTTGTTCTTATATCATTTTATCTGGCATTTCGGTGTGTCCTGCGTCTGTGTCACTAGGTGTTGGCGAGTGTATCAGGCGCCTGCTTTgcgtacgttctctctctctgctcagggTGAAAGGAATTTTTCGATAATTTGATGTTTTCTTGGGGGATTTCATTCCTATATGTTTCGTAATGAGTGCCTCTGTGTCGAAGAgagtcttattttcttattcatatggTATGTCTTTGTTTAAATGAAGAATATAAAGGTTTGGAATATAAAAAAGGTAGAGTAGGAGATGCTTGAGaacgagatttaaaaaaaaaatgaagacccacccacaaaaaataaattaaaaaagaaaaagaaaggaagaaacagagagtgggtgagtgagtggtcgAGAGTTAacgaaatgagagagtgagagaaagagagagaaaggagggggggggggcataggagggaaagagtgagagatggatcgaaagagcggaggaggaggaagggagggaatgtaaagagagaaagagggaatgagggtaaaagagagtgaaagagggagggatggagggagagagggggagggtgggaggaggtaaAGATAAAGcaattaggaggaagagagagggaaagaaagagctcgaaaaaaagggaaggaggcacgtcaagagagaaatagagtgaggcaggggaagggaaaacagTAGAGACAAAATAGGAGAGAGGGTctaagggacggagagaggaagagagagagagagagagagagagagagagagagagagagagagagagagagagagagagagagagagagagagagagagagagagagagagacagacagccagatacagagacagacagaagcaaacacagaagcagacgcagacacagactcagacagacagcaagactgagacaaataaacagacagacagagacaaacagaaaaagagctTCACGAACCTCACAGCTTCTtgtatcctctcccccccccagacGTCCCTGAGTGCCGTCCACCTATCCACGCCCGCTTCCTTCGACGGCTCCAACGGCGAGCTGCGGAAAACCATCTTCGGGGCGCCGTGTGACGTCTCGCCGCCCTTCTCCTGGCGGGAACTCCACCACAGCTACTTCGGCTGCCAGAACACACCCACCGCCATCTGGCTTCGTGCTGGGGCTTCGAACTTCTCGCCCCCGGATCTTCGAGACATCATCGACGAGTTCTTCCCGCCTCAGATGGGGGAGACCTCCGCCAGCgagcagtgagggagggagggggaacgagggaggcagagggaaggaaggaaagagtgagggaaggagagggaaggagggaggcagagggaaggagggaggcagagggaaggagggaaggagtgagggaaggagagggaaggagggaaggagtgagggaaagagggaaggagtgagggaaggagggaaggagagggaagaagggaaagagagggaaggaaggaaggagtgagggaaggagggaaggaaggaaggagtgagggaaggaaggaaggagtgagggaaggagggaaggagggagagggaaggagggaaggagggaaagaaggaaggaaggagtgagggagggagagggaatgaaggaaggagtgagggaaggagagggaaggaaggaaggagtgagggaaggagagggaaggaggaaaggaaagggaaggaagaaaggagtgagggaaggagagggaagggttgaaggaaggagggagagggatacagggaagaaagaagggagagggagagagagacttctcttgctgaagaaaaaaaaaatcggttagggaagagggagagagggaagaaaggagggagagagggagagcgagagcgacttTTCTTTCTGGAGAAGAAGTGAAATTCgattagggaagagggagggagggagggaagaaacttgattatgaaagaaagaaaaggagggaggggggaggggggaggaaggaaactcgattagggaagagggagagggagggagggagggagggagggaatcatGAAGAAGTGTGGGGATtggtgtataaatattttttttcatctggcAATCCCTATCGaggattatgacgatgatgacaatactcGGAAAACAAGATGATTATAGAAAGagtattgtaaatataaataaaaatcgttTGGTGGAAATTAATGTAAAATGAAGTTTCGATTTAAGGGTACATATACTGCtcaaaaaagtaacagaaatattttaaatataaatacaaggaTGTTTAAAAAGGCGAATGTTTCAAGACAATGTCGCGTTGATAAAGTATTAGATTCCGAGATTCTGGGTACAactttataagaaaaaataaattgaagggtcgcgatgcacttttttttttttttaaacaagagggataaacagaaaaaaaaatccaaagtttTGTTGAGCAATCTCCTTGTCTagatttaagaaaagaaaaaaaaatagatctttTAAAAATATCACTCATTATTATGAGAACTTTTCCTCTCATACACACGTATCTTCTTTCTCTCAAATATACGTCCCTTTCTtcaaatatacattcatgtgtccTCTTCACACAGAGACACATGGAGACCAGACAATTTATGCGCAGACACACATGAGGAAAAGAgatcgcacacactcacgcacatgtgGAAAAATATTCAACTTGACTTTTTATGCACGCTGATGACGTTCtgacacatgtacacgcacacacggatgcattcacgcacacacaaacagatatatgaacacgtacacaaagacaaacatattaacacgtacacacaaatagatatgatcacgtacacaaagacagacatattaacacgtacacacaaacagacatgattacgtacacaaagacagacatatcaacacgtacacacaaacagatgtatgaacacgtacacaaagacaaacataataacacatacacacaaaccggAATATAAACATCAAGACACAAACAGACAtcaacacatacccacatacattttcaaaagtacacacacacacacacacacacacacgcacacacacacacacacacacacacacacacacacacacacacacacacacacacacacacgcacacatacacacacacacacacacacacacacacacacacacacacacacacacacacacacacaagcaagcacacacacaaacatacacacaagcacacacacaaacatacacacaagcacacacacacacacacacacacattcgttcaTAAAGacagcttttttttcctttacacacGGTAACGAATTCCCTCTGTCAGagacgcgcacaaacacaaacaaaaacaaacaagcgacAATTGCACACGTCTCATTCCTCTTTCAAGTCTGCTTAAGGCTCCTGCAATCTCACTGTCATTTTAGAATCTTTACTGTCGTTGACAAGTTATCTTATTTATAGAATGCTTTTGCGTGCATAcgtgttgtatgcatgtataagactTAATATTAACCGTATAAAGGAATAatcaaattaaatgataataaatttattataattatacagttatatatatatatatatatatatatatatatatatatatatatgtatatgtatatgt contains these protein-coding regions:
- the LOC125031144 gene encoding uncharacterized protein LOC125031144, with the translated sequence MKLGVRYHLRSLCATPLCTDALVLYLAGPTLNDGTLLLWDQDRNGLLRGGEVYSPRELLRDLENCAARQVTLLVDTSYAGEIVKAFAHSKKHKNVQVYAAGGSDDYSWGTEFTRHWTHYSHTHSCTRQVHETSLSAVHLSTPASFDGSNGELRKTIFGAPCDVSPPFSWRELHHSYFGCQNTPTAIWLRAGASNFSPPDLRDIIDEFFPPQMGETSASEQ